The Kaistella daneshvariae genomic sequence AAATCAGGAAATAAGAGTTTTTAAACATATACGTCAGCTCGTGCGTGTATACGGAAGACGCTTTTACGAATGGATTGTTCTGGATATAATTAAATTCCGTCAGCACATTTTTTACCGGATTCAGCTCCCAAAAACTAGGTCTTCTCATTCGGCTGGAAAAGGCGTAAGAAACGGTGTTTTTATCATTAATGGTGTAATTCAAACTTAAATACGGCAACAATTTATCGTAATCACGCTTGATGTTTCGCAGGTTTTCATCCTGCGCATTGTCGGATTTTCCTTCACTTTGAGTCAGCTCATAACGCGCACCAGCTTTTGCGGAAAATTTGGGTGAAAAAACTTTGTCCAAAGTCAGGTAACCGCCGAAAATACTTTCATCGTACAGAAAATGGTTCGGCATGCTTTCGCTGTTTCCGGTTTTGTAATAAAAAGAATTATACTTCGTATCGTTATCGGTTTTGGTATTGTTAAAATTTCCACCGACGGAAACCGTAAAATCTTTTTTCAACTTTTGAACATAATCCGCGGTTGCAGAAAAGTTATCGATGAGTTGGGGCTGCTCCTGTTCAATTCTTAAAATGAAATCTTTTTCATTTCGGTTTTGATCAGATAAAATGGTGAAATTTTCCGAAGTTTGAAAACGTCGGTACAGCAAACCGGCGGCGTTTAAGTTTAATTTACTGCCTAAAGAATCGGTTTTCAATTCGTAGTTTAAATTCAGGGAATTGTTGTAAGAGCGCGCATTTTCTTCACTTTTGGTTAACGAATATTCCGTTTTGTTTGAAATTAAATCGGTGCTCGTGTTGAAAAGATTGGCTTTGGAACCGTAACTTTTGTTCGCGCGCGAATTGAAAGTTAAACCTAAACTGTTTTTGTCATTAATCTGATAATCGAAGTTCAGGTAACCACCGGCATTTTGGTTCGGATCGGTCAAATTTCCTTCGGTTCTGTTTGCGGCGGAAGCATTTCCGTTTCGCAAAATATAATATTGCTCGCGGATATTTTCGCCCGCGTTGAAATTCGCATTTACGCCCAGTTTATCTTTTCTGTAATTTAAGCTGATGCCGGCGGCGGCGGCATTGTGGTAATTTTGCGCATTGTTTAAGCGAAGATTTCCGTTCAGGCCGTTGCTGCTTTTCTTTTTCAGCACTATATTGATGATTCCGTCCGAAGATTCTACTTTATATTCACTGCCGGGAACGGTGATCACCTCAATTTTCTGGATATTTTCCGCAGGTGTATTTTTCAGGAAAGCTACTAAAGATTCCGCGTCCATTTGCGTTACACGACCGTCGATGAAAATTACAGCATTGGATTTTCCGGCAATTTTCAAGGTTTTGTCATCGGTTGAAGAAACAAGCGGCGTCTCTTTTAAAAGTCCGAAAGCGGTATTTCCTTTCGCCTGCGGCGATGCAGCTACGTCGAAAACAAAGCGGTCACTTTCTTTTTTAAAGACTTTTTTGGTCATTGTAACTTCCTTGATATTTTCTGTTTTTACAGAATCGTTCTTCGGATTTTCCTGCGCGAAAGCGACAAAACCGCTAAGCAAGGAAAGTGAAATAATAAGTTTTTTCATGGTTATAGTTTTTAAAAAAGAAGAAGAAGAAGGAAGTTTTGGTATTAGTTTTTTGTGAATTGGTAATTGGTTTTCTTCCTTCTCTTCTTTGCGGAAAGTTTTTCTTGAATCTTACATTGCAAAGATATATAAATACTTTAGTATTATGCAATACAAAGTAGTAAAATAAATGCAATTATTTATATAAATGCCTGTACATCAATTATATTAATTTTCACCGAGAAAATATAAACCGGAAAAATATGGCAAAACAGCAGGAAATTTTTCTGCTTAAAAAAAGTCAAAACCAAAAAAAAGTTGCTTAAAGCGGCAAATTTTTAAATATAAGCTGGTTGAAATTTATTCCCGGTCAAAACGTGCTAATTTTTTATCCACCCAAATGGTGGCAAAAGGAAAAAATGCTGCAAGCACCGCAAAAACAGTGTCTTCATCGTCCCAAGAATAAATTTTCCGTGCTTCAATGAGCAAAATTAAATACAGCGTAAAAAACAATCCGTGAATATTCCCGACGATAATAATGAAAATCGTGGGCGCCAATCCTTCCTGGTCATACCGTTTCCAAACCATTGCAATACAATAGAGCAAAAAGCAGGAAATGGCTTCTGCCACGCAGATTTGCTTAAACCATTTGATCAGCTGCTCACGGCTGT encodes the following:
- a CDS encoding TonB-dependent receptor domain-containing protein, whose product is MKKLIISLSLLSGFVAFAQENPKNDSVKTENIKEVTMTKKVFKKESDRFVFDVAASPQAKGNTAFGLLKETPLVSSTDDKTLKIAGKSNAVIFIDGRVTQMDAESLVAFLKNTPAENIQKIEVITVPGSEYKVESSDGIINIVLKKKSSNGLNGNLRLNNAQNYHNAAAAGISLNYRKDKLGVNANFNAGENIREQYYILRNGNASAANRTEGNLTDPNQNAGGYLNFDYQINDKNSLGLTFNSRANKSYGSKANLFNTSTDLISNKTEYSLTKSEENARSYNNSLNLNYELKTDSLGSKLNLNAAGLLYRRFQTSENFTILSDQNRNEKDFILRIEQEQPQLIDNFSATADYVQKLKKDFTVSVGGNFNNTKTDNDTKYNSFYYKTGNSESMPNHFLYDESIFGGYLTLDKVFSPKFSAKAGARYELTQSEGKSDNAQDENLRNIKRDYDKLLPYLSLNYTINDKNTVSYAFSSRMRRPSFWELNPVKNVLTEFNYIQNNPFVKASSVYTHELTYMFKNSYFLILNHSLTKDQITQVPLQGVIDGKNQLRYIRTNFGDKQEMSAMLGMQRSFFKGYLTTNFNVGMQRNVNDGSLDTDPLTGDVFPMYENHIASNSFLLQTNNTIRLDEKKTWFLGVNYFYVDKQQIELGQLNSLMSLDLNLKKLWNDWTFSLGVTDVLGTNKVVIEDVQSNGNYNFIDQNQYNQGVEVSIVYNFGNQKVKKVRNIESADKDIKSRTN
- a CDS encoding DUF3817 domain-containing protein, translated to MNFIENFFAKYSREQLIKWFKQICVAEAISCFLLYCIAMVWKRYDQEGLAPTIFIIIVGNIHGLFFTLYLILLIEARKIYSWDDEDTVFAVLAAFFPFATIWVDKKLARFDRE